A window of Exiguobacterium sp. FSL W8-0210 contains these coding sequences:
- a CDS encoding peptidoglycan DD-metalloendopeptidase family protein, with product MKRLLTTMTMAALVVSGFATTSASKVEAATTYKVKVMADGLRVRTGPSTAYKIVGSVNTGQTFNYLGVSGSWTKISYGGASRYVSSTYVKKYSTTTSTKATTGFSRPASGPITQGYGAASGVYGYTFHNGIDIGAPTGTPVYASAAGKVITSRYYGAYGNYVMMTHTVNGIQYTTVYAHLNSRSVSVGQTIAKGSKIGTIGATGNAFGAHLHFEMHRGPYVYSGTSAANSVNPLNYFN from the coding sequence ATGAAACGTTTACTTACAACAATGACAATGGCAGCTTTGGTAGTTTCAGGTTTTGCAACAACGAGTGCTTCGAAAGTTGAAGCTGCAACGACATATAAAGTAAAGGTCATGGCAGACGGACTTCGTGTTCGTACAGGTCCATCAACAGCTTATAAAATCGTCGGTAGCGTCAATACAGGACAGACATTCAATTATCTTGGTGTTTCCGGTTCATGGACAAAAATTTCATACGGTGGCGCATCACGCTACGTTTCTTCTACATACGTAAAAAAATACAGCACAACGACTTCAACAAAAGCAACGACTGGCTTCTCGCGTCCAGCAAGCGGTCCAATCACGCAAGGATATGGTGCTGCAAGTGGAGTTTACGGTTATACGTTCCATAACGGTATCGATATCGGCGCTCCAACAGGTACACCTGTCTATGCATCAGCCGCTGGTAAAGTCATCACATCCCGTTATTACGGCGCATACGGAAATTACGTCATGATGACGCATACCGTCAACGGCATCCAATATACGACGGTGTATGCACACTTGAATAGTCGCTCCGTCTCAGTCGGACAGACGATTGCAAAAGGATCGAAAATCGGTACGATTGGTGCAACAGGTAACGCGTTTGGTGCGCATCTCCATTTTGAAATGCATCGTGGTCCTTACGTCTACAGCGGAACGTCTGCTGCAAACAGTGTCAATCCACTCAATTACTTCAACTAA